One window of Acidobacteriota bacterium genomic DNA carries:
- a CDS encoding TonB-dependent receptor has translation MRHLWFLLAFLFLAQAAFAQNTFKASIKNEESKQPVAGAMVSVKDTDISATTDSNGKVELTGIPDGEQTIEIFSPGYETQEIKLSFPLTDQSERIIFIRVNNELGEVTITSTTRISREIDDVPTRIEAINDEEIDEKSNMRPANVSMVLNESTGIKVQQTSATSNTQSIRIQGLDGRYTQILKDGFPAFGGFSGSISLLDILPLDLKQVEIIKGPSATFYGGGAIAGVVNFISKEPEDERFTSMIFNQTTALGSDFSVFDSQKFSRIGYTFLGSINYQKAYDVDDDDFTELPQTHAFNLTPRLFFYLSDKTRLVIGNSTAYQNRKGGDVLVIRGEADNFHRYFENNHSLRNITTLEFDREFANGRKLVAKQSLAFFNRQIEIPDYQFKGRQTNTYTDITYFLPIDDHALVFGFNTVYDRFRERPVSGNLIRRNETRTTFGGYAQDNFNLTNRLSLEAGFRLDYLKHYGAFALPRVSMLYKFSDHLSSRFNVGLGYKAPSIFTEEAEMLLFQNVLPIGNTLEAERSRGGTVDVNYRNTIGEKISYSLNQMVFYTRIVKPLLLVPGNNDALTFTNASEPITSTGFETNARFVYDIVKLFAGYTFTDTRAKYLAGNQTLPLVPKSRLNSALLVEKEENFKAGIEAYYTSRQFLSNRLRTKSFWVLGIFGEKTLGKIALFINAENLTDTRQGRFGTVVFPPHQNPTFSEIYTHTEGRVFNGGIKIKF, from the coding sequence ATGAGACACCTGTGGTTTTTGCTTGCCTTTTTATTTCTCGCGCAAGCGGCTTTTGCACAAAACACCTTCAAAGCATCGATTAAAAATGAAGAGAGTAAACAACCCGTCGCGGGGGCGATGGTATCCGTCAAAGATACTGACATCAGCGCCACTACCGATAGCAACGGGAAAGTTGAACTGACCGGCATTCCTGATGGTGAACAGACGATTGAGATTTTTTCGCCGGGTTATGAAACCCAGGAAATCAAGTTGAGCTTTCCGTTGACTGACCAAAGCGAGCGAATCATTTTCATCCGGGTTAATAACGAATTGGGCGAAGTGACAATTACTTCGACAACCCGCATCAGCCGCGAGATTGATGATGTGCCAACCCGCATCGAAGCGATTAATGACGAAGAGATTGACGAAAAAAGCAATATGCGCCCGGCGAATGTTTCAATGGTGCTCAACGAAAGTACCGGTATTAAAGTGCAGCAGACCTCTGCGACTTCCAACACCCAGAGTATTCGCATTCAAGGGCTGGACGGCAGATACACGCAGATTTTAAAAGACGGGTTTCCCGCTTTCGGGGGCTTTTCGGGAAGCATCAGTCTTTTGGATATTCTGCCGCTCGATTTAAAACAGGTTGAAATCATCAAAGGACCATCGGCGACTTTTTACGGCGGCGGGGCGATTGCCGGGGTCGTGAATTTCATCAGCAAAGAGCCGGAGGACGAGCGTTTCACCTCGATGATTTTTAATCAAACCACGGCGCTGGGCAGCGATTTTTCCGTGTTCGATTCACAGAAATTCTCTCGTATCGGCTATACCTTTCTCGGCTCCATCAATTATCAAAAAGCCTATGATGTTGACGATGATGATTTCACCGAATTGCCGCAAACCCATGCTTTCAACCTGACTCCACGACTGTTTTTTTATCTGAGTGATAAAACCCGTTTGGTAATCGGCAACTCGACCGCTTATCAAAATCGTAAAGGCGGCGATGTGTTGGTTATTCGCGGTGAAGCCGATAATTTCCATCGGTATTTTGAAAACAACCATTCACTGCGCAACATCACGACGCTGGAATTTGACCGCGAATTTGCAAACGGCAGAAAACTCGTCGCCAAACAGAGTCTCGCCTTTTTCAATCGTCAGATTGAAATTCCCGATTACCAGTTCAAAGGGCGGCAAACAAACACTTATACCGATATTACCTATTTCCTCCCGATTGATGACCACGCTTTGGTTTTCGGATTCAACACCGTATACGACCGCTTCCGGGAACGTCCGGTGAGCGGCAATCTAATCAGGCGCAATGAAACCCGAACCACCTTCGGCGGTTATGCGCAGGACAATTTTAATCTGACCAATCGCCTGTCATTAGAAGCCGGATTTCGTCTGGATTACCTGAAACATTACGGGGCATTTGCCTTGCCGCGCGTGTCGATGCTCTATAAATTCAGCGATCATCTGAGCAGTCGATTCAACGTGGGACTGGGCTACAAAGCGCCAAGCATCTTCACGGAAGAGGCAGAGATGTTGCTATTTCAAAATGTCTTGCCGATTGGCAACACCCTTGAAGCCGAACGCAGTCGCGGCGGCACCGTTGATGTCAATTACCGCAATACGATTGGTGAAAAAATTTCTTATTCACTCAATCAAATGGTTTTTTATACCAGAATTGTTAAACCTTTATTGTTGGTTCCCGGCAACAACGATGCATTGACCTTCACCAATGCCAGTGAACCGATCACCAGCACAGGCTTTGAAACCAACGCGCGGTTTGTGTATGACATCGTCAAACTGTTTGCCGGTTACACCTTCACTGATACCAGGGCGAAATATCTGGCGGGCAATCAAACTTTGCCTCTGGTTCCAAAGAGCCGGTTGAATTCGGCGCTGCTCGTTGAAAAAGAGGAAAACTTCAAAGCCGGTATCGAAGCCTACTACACCAGCCGCCAGTTTTTAAGCAATCGCTTGAGGACAAAATCCTTCTGGGTGTTGGGAATTTTCGGTGAGAAAACCTTGGGTAAAATCGCTCTGTTCATCAATGCCGAAAACCTCACAGATACTCGCCAGGGTCGATTCGGAACCGTAGTTTTTCCGCCACATCAGAATCCGACCTTCAGCGAAATTTACACCCACACGGAAGGGCGAGTCTTTAACGGGGGAATCAAAATCAAGTTTTAG